TATCTATCCCTatttccttcttattttttccattttctgcGTTTCACTCCGGTCTTTCTTCCTCACTACTCTTAATCTGCTTATTTCTTCTCactgcttctttcttcctcctcctcctacaCGCCCAGCCGCCGCCGACCCACGCGGACCTAGGCCGGCGAGCCCaggtcgcgcgacccaggccggcgagcccaggtcgcgcgacccaggccggCGCGCCCAGGTCGCGCGTCCCAGGCCGGCGCGCCCAGGTCACGCGACCCCAACCGGCGAGACCCAGGCAGCCATGGATCTGgggcaatggttttttttttttttttttatgcgtGATGGGTTCTGTTCAGTCTTGATCTTCACATGGTGGTGGATGAATTTTGATGGTTGTTGTGGATTATGATGGCTGTGTATTTCAGATGGCAAAagacttagattttttttattttgggtttgtaagtcgagtcttagagactcgatttccaggtagtttccacgtggaaaaaaatgccacatcagacattaaaaatcgaccctcaaaaactcgatttttggcccaaaatcgagcctctaaaactcgagatgctagtaaaaaatatagtttgtaatcAATAACtgctaattatattgtttaaaacTTAAGGCTAATTTGCTATTTTTGCCTACTCAAGCTtgctaaactcgagttccatgcaacacaatactcaaGCGTACCAAGctcaagttctttgtaaataaaatactctttatttttcttctacgTTACTCGAGCTTACAAGCTCGAGTTCCTTGTaatatggaactcaagtttgggaagctcgagttccttatacttttttttttggataatcaacaaataaacataaaaataagtagttttttatgtttttatttatttaaatagaagcattgtaaaatatagagattttaatttcaaaatatgaatttttaggcCACTCATACCCCTTGatcattcatttttaacacaCTCATCAATTTCTTACTTCTCGAAAACgttatggtcaaattggttaaaaaattGAGGGTTACAATGAGAAATTAGAACAACATGTAAAGAAAAATCTCACTCCATTTTTAGCCATGGGCACACCGAAAGAAGTTTAAACTACATATTGTtactttattaatcatattcTGAATTACCGTATGGTCATATGATTAATAAGTATTGCAGAAAGAGTGAACCACTCGGATATAAAGAACTTATGTTTTACCACATTTGGATATGTAAGTTCTTGACTTGCAGTGTTTCTAAAAGGAATGTGAaacattttttatgtatatctaAATGTTTGGTTGATGGTGTGAAAGTTGCTTTGGCAACTTTTTTTCTTGGCGAGTTGTAGCACACCATGTTTAGATATTGTTTactcttttctcataaaacacctcctGAAATTGTGTTTACTAAATTTAAAAGACAAATCTGTATGCTTTTTCATgcttgaatttcacaataatcaaatttgtttttctgcattaataaaatttgtttccacattaataaaatttgctctctgcataTTATGTTCactatatattcaaatctgcttactacatttaaaaattttttttttaacattaattaaaattgttcattgttttctcataaaaattgtttactattttctgcataaactgtttctagcattctgcataaactatttctagcaatGTGcttaaactatttctagcattctgcataaaattattttctgttcaacattatttaaaaaattgttcactcttttctgcataaattattctctgttcactgcataaattgttcactattttcttataaaacacctagtgaaatcatgttttctaaatttaaaagccataactgaattttttttcatgtttgaatttcacaataatcaaatctatttttctgcattgataaaatatatttctacattaataaaatttgctctctgcataTCATGTTTACCTTATATTCAAATCTGATTCCTGCATTCATAAatctgttttctgcattaattaaaattgttcactgtcttctgcataaactatttttagcattctgcataaatttattttttgttcagcactatttaaaaaattgttcactgttttaaattaaattaatttcttggtaaaaaattgttttgttgtttgtctTGATAGGTGGTACCAAGTTGTGAACTTTGGTTAGTCATCAAGATGAAGAATTGCTGATCCTAGAAGGTAGATTATAAATTGAAGCCCGATCTGTGCACATGCATATCTATAAAACTTccttaatttgaaaaaataattaaataaataacaagcCCGATCTGTGTAAGTGTAACAACTAACAATCAAGCTCACCATCCATCTGGCATGTAATTGATGCTGGTACCCTTTCACATCATTGGATTCTGCCAATTAAGATGAAGGCAAATCAACAACTAAAGACGAGAACAATAATCAACAATGAGCCTTGGCAGCTTGTATGTCTAGTGTTATCAACATTGCaaatagaaccaaaaaaaaaaagtgagacaCAAGGTATACTATAAAAAGTAGAACATAAAATGGAATACAAAAATGAGTAGAATATAAAATCGAATACAAAAAGTGGAATATAAGATATGTATTTAATAGGAAATGTCAAACTGAAATCAGggcttttcaatttttaattactagactaaaataatttaataaaatcaaatatgagTTGGCAATAAGAATTTGATGATGTGGTATTTTAAGGTATAATGAcatgtaaatttgtaaaaattcttGTAGGGGCAGGATGGCCAAAATACgcttttgggccttgggcctgattttgGGGTATTTACCTGTCCGAGCAGGACTTTAAAGCCCACAAATAAACTATTGTTGGGGAGGTTGATAGGGATTATCCGAGGAGAGGCATCTCCTCGGCAAGTCAGGTGAAGATCGTACGACGTGTCAGGATGTTTGGAAGGAAATTCTGGAGATCCGTTGGGTGGAGATATATTCtacaaaaaactgtaaaaaTGAATaacgaatgagaaatatcttgaaaaaagctactaccaccgcaataaaggctctgcacctacctcactggccgcattaatggggaaatgacttCTGAATAGTAGTGAtcaaccttacagctattatttgaagacttcaagaaagtggtagatgggacaagtatctaattgggTGATGTGTGCTACATGTGGAATatgaaaggaagaagaagagtgatATAAGAGAACGAAAGAGGCATTAGAGAGAGGGatgggacaaaaaaaaaagagaagagagatagagaaagcaTTGTACACATCATCTTCAGttttaatcttttgtttaaaaCAGGAAAAGCAATATAAAacatcctcggcttatgtccgaggaggacttttcattatttttatctcggcttatgtccgaggaggacttttcattatttttatctcggcttatgtccgaggaggacttttcattatttttatccATCGATTGTGTAGATAGTGGTAATCTAGTCCACCAtctgttgtccaatatccataaaacctaagTTTCAAACTCATGctttacaaatttgattgtataaagCTTTTTTGGACCTGAATCTATCACGCAATTGGGTCAGAGAACAAGTTGTGCACTTGTAATTCTTATAGTAAAAGATGTAGTAATGTAGTATCCCAATGTTAATTATGtgcaaataaatataaaaaattatactattttCTCATTCTGATTTGGTCACCAACAATAACATAATAATCTTCCCGTTCTCCTGACCACTTAATATTGATAAACTACagccttggtcacaaaatcaaATGAGTTAAGTAAAAACTACATCAAAATTAGTAGACAATTTGTCAAAAATGCACTCCACGCCATTACACAGCTAACGAGGCTCCATTTCTCTCTTGATAAACTAGTGAAGTTCAAAATGGATTTTTGGTACAGTTTGGTACCCTACCATATGCATGCATTTCTGATGTGTGCCCATGTCCATTGGAAGGCCAAAGCATGAAACTATTTCAGTAGGCATGAGCTAAAAAAGGCACTGGAAGCAAAGAGAGGTAAATCATTTAAAATGGTTTCAATTGAATTATATTGTCAAAACAACTAGCCCAGCGAAGTCATTGAAATTTGAAGCTGAGCTCTTCACAAAAGTAACAAAGTTAAAGCTGAAAATCAAATGCTGCTGGCTTCTAATATCTGTCTACTCAAACTAAATTCCAAAGTTCTTCTCAAGTACTTCTGCATCCTTAACAAGCCTGCATTAATCTCTCAATGGGTAAGTGAGATCCTTCCAGCAACTTGGTCAAGGTCTCGCCGGCCACTTGATGTGATTTTCCTCCCACTGGCAAACAATAATAGAAGTTATTGTAAGTACCAAAAGTTTATGGGATGTTAGATTGATAATATACAGTCATCACATGAtgtctcaactctcaagaagtacttcatcaaacaacaatacacgatttaatcatttaaacaaaaattctttCAGAATTTAGAATAAAAAGAGTCCCTTCCCAAAATGATTCAGACTCAGCACTGTAAAACTAAGTTGCAAATCAGCTCTTTTCACTGTGACTAGAAagccaataaaaatttgtcttAATTTCCTTGGGTAATAGAAAATATGTTTTATTgatgctttctttcttttttttattagtattttattgaTGCTTTCATTTTATACTGTACAGAAGATTGAATGAAATTTCCAATCCTATTAATTAATATCCCAAAAAGAATATGCCTTTCATCAATACTAATTATAAACTTGGATATATTTTACCTTTATAAATGGAGCATCAACTTGTGacagtaaaaaaagaaacatattaaaaacctttttattctttttttccccaactGCACAGTTGaggaaatgaaaggaaaatttgGGGGTTAGAATAATCCAAACATTAAGTCATAATTACATCATCAACTCGCTTTTTCCATTCtttagcaacaacaacaacaacaacaacaactcaaTGCCATTCTTAAAAAATGAACCCAAATCAATGCCAAGGATACTTACCCTTTTGAGTCAATTTCAATGATGTTCAACTGCTGTAGTTGCTGAAGTATGTGACGAGCAATAGAACCACTGCTTTTACAGAAATGGGGTGGACGACTGCCATTTCTCTTGCTTCCTCCATAGATCCTTCTAAAGGCACCCACACCAAGACCCCCCCTCAAGTAGATCTTCCTTGCCATGGAAGCTATTGTGCAAATTaagttaaaggaaaaaaaaaatgctaccgGAAAATGCTATTAAactataaatatattagtgTGCCAGCATGCatgcacacttttttttttttttttgagagagagagagagagagagtcacatGCATACCAGCTCTAATGTAGTACCAATCAGGGTCATATGGAGCAAGCTCCTTAAATGTAGCAGTCTTGACAAGATCAGTCCATTCAGGCAGCTCAACCTATTAGAAAACAGGAGACACAGAAAGAAAACATAAGAACACCACTAGGCCCACTACCACCACATAATAATGTATGATAAAAAGTTGGCGCCTAGTATGGATTGATGAGTCAAGCAACAGGTTTTCAGCATATAAGAAGCAACCAAATTACTGTGACGCATACAAGGAGCAAATATGAACCATGCAATTACACTAATTCTATGGCCTGTACATCAATATCCATGAAACATCTCGTTTCAATAACATAGATTATGAAGATATTAAGTGCTTTTTCACCTTTCATGATGTCACAGATAACAGTAATAGTCacaaaagaagaaggcaaaacGCATAGTTGAAAACTGCAGAAGCATTTAAAATGGAAAGGCCATAAAAATATTAGGGAAAAGATATTTGTTGTAGCCACAATCTACAACACAAACATTATCAAAGGATCATCTTAAAGTTATCCTATGAAGTTTGGTCATGGTAAATATTATTATGAAGTTTGGTCATTATACAACATATATGAGATTGTCTGAGATTACATTTGGAGAAGCTAATCTAAGAACTATTCGAAGTTATTATGTCATGTCAATTTTATAGAGCAAAACCTATAAGAATAGCAGCAAGGCTCAAAACTACCAAAATCATAGAAATCACATTATAAagttttacaaatataaaaaacacacgGAAAACAATCTGCTACACAGATTAGCCAGGGTTGGCCAcgtattcttcttcttcattctatTCTTTCCAAAGTCATACTCTTTGctacttccttaattgacatgtcatttatattacttctactaattttatttttggtctaCCTCTAATTTTTTGTTCCCTCAACTTAAATCAACTCACTTTTTCTCACCAATGCTAATCGTTCTCCTCTAAACATGACCAAATCATCTCAAAAGTTTTCCCTCATATTTTCATCAATAGGTTCTACCTCTATCATTAAGTGAACTTCCCCATTTCGAAAATTTGAGTTCTATCTTTTTGTGTATTTCCACTTATCAATCTTCACAATTACATTTCAATtacactcattttatgaatatgtcAATTCTTAATGGTGAAACATTCAATACCATAGACTATAGCTGGTCTTCTAGAagtaattgtaaaattttcccTCTAACTTAATAGGTATTCTACAATCACACAATATTCCGAATGCGCTTCTCCACTGCATCTACCCAACCCTTATCCTATGATAAGGACTATCTTCAATCTCTCCATTTTTGTGACTTATTGACTCAAGATATCGAAAATTCTTGCTCTTTAATATCTCCAAGCCATCGAGTCTTATTACCCTTCATCTTTGTCTCTACTATTACTAAACTTACAATCGATGTAATCTGGTTTAGTCCTAATCAGTTTTAAATTATAGATCTTCTTGCCAAACTTCTTACTTGGCATTACCTTCACCTCTACTTTCATCCACTTAAACTATTTAATCTGCAAAAAGCATACACCAAGGGACTTCCTCTTGAATTGAGATAGTGAGCTCATCCATTATTAGTACAAAGAGATATGGTCTGAATGCTGATTCTTGATGCAAACCTGTAATGATAAGAAATTCACTTGTAATGACTAGCGACAACTCAGTcgttcatttttttaatcaaccAAATATGCTTTAGGGGAACTTCTTTCTCTTCCAAAACTTACCACATAACCTCTATAGGGACCCTATCATAGTCTTTGTATAGGTCATATATGATCTAATTGGCCTCACTATAATTTAAACCCAAAGCATGTATGAAATTACTTATCAAAGCATCCTAGAGATATGAAACAAATAAACCAATTACATAAAGAAGAACTACTCCACTGTTCTTTACACCGCAATTTCCATCCTAAGGACCATCACACATCAATGTAAACAACCCTTAAAACAAGAAGTTCCAGAgaatgttaaaacttaaaaccatCATTTCAATTCCTTCAAAAGTGATTCAAGTTTTCCAAAAAGCCATCTTTGAATCATACCCAAAAATGGGTACTTGGGTTTCCTGAAAAagatgcttttttttattaaaaaaatttcatttttcacacTCACATAAAAGTTTATGCCATTGCCTAAAAGGAAAACCAGCCCATTAAATGGTTAACCAAAAATACTGAATAGAACAACCGCTTCCACTTCTAACACAAAGAATtaatgaaaacagaaaatacaGGCTTCAGGTTCATAAAACAACAGATATACGAATCTacatggaaaaaaaacaaatgcttatgtaaagagagagagaaacagaccCGTCCAGAGCGTTTGAGGTGACCGGCATAGGCCTTGACGAAGTCGTGAGGGGACACATCTTTGACCATTTTCGCCgtctccatcttcttcttctgattgctgctgctgctgcggcGGCGGCGGCAGAGCTCCTACAAGATGTGTGTCACGCGTGCTAGAAAATACTCctactatataaatattgagaggtgctacgtccaccacatttttacaatatttttacaacaaatcataggtggttagttgttattggtttaaatttgaacctaacactaagattacttttttgccccaacaataacaatcagtaacatcctgtcacttaggatttgttgtaaaaatgttgtggacatattatttctcataaatatttatatgatgAGATCAATAAGGTCTAGATATTTATGTATTTGACTCAACCATActtttaaattccatttatgacctccaaatattattttttcacatcctttaattgtttattcttttaatttagtccttttaagttttaaaaagaGTGATTGGAAAATCTACTATACATCTCTAtaatctacaatatttttattttcaatttatctaTTGAAGAatggaattttaaaaaattaaaatttaggatttgaaatggagTAAACTGTTGAGtatagtgtaagtgcacaattgcacctgaacccaaagacaatcacaggctcaggcccaatgagccttaaacaatgaaatttgtagagtgtgggcttgaaatctagattagaagtactgagaacttgagaacaggctaaaagttacaaacacttgtaaataataaatgacaattgcaaatagacctcctcagACGTGAGCCGatgactacttctgtattatttctctttctttcttaaaggttacaattcttctttctttcttttgtttcttggaccCCCCTctctttggcgttcatcccccttaaatacttcttttccagATACTTTATCCatgtgttgctccaaccccctccctcttagatatttcttttcttagtgcctttgaatagtgaccagaagcttcagttctactgttcaggggtcacttcctcattaatgcggccagggaggtaggtgcagagtctttaatgtggaggtggcagcctttgcttttggtatttttctaacatcggtgtatctcgaaggttcagggtttcccccctttaatcaacagtctttccggaatattgccttgaccttcatagtgaagcttcgagttctcctgggtctatccgaagagaaacttaccctcgaatgtgtcctcggatcctcggcgtatggaccgattcgcagtactaacagattcttagcttaagagcaggtcggccctccttactacatcccaaaggcccatatgcccacttggatccttttactccccacaatagcccctcaaaactctatttttcaccATCCGatgagaaaaatagggttttgatccaacgagaactttccccacacgttttgtaaataactgcgTGTGTCAAGACTATTTCGCCTTCTAAAGGATGCCACCTGGcggtttgattttcaaaaacacgcgcatttattaccgtaagttataccttgtcccccacgttcaacggtgagatgagcatccaacggccctcgttactcc
This genomic stretch from Castanea sativa cultivar Marrone di Chiusa Pesio chromosome 1, ASM4071231v1 harbors:
- the LOC142620011 gene encoding small ribosomal subunit protein eS19z-like yields the protein METAKMVKDVSPHDFVKAYAGHLKRSGRVELPEWTDLVKTATFKELAPYDPDWYYIRAASMARKIYLRGGLGVGAFRRIYGGSKRNGSRPPHFCKSSGSIARHILQQLQQLNIIEIDSKGGRKITSSGRRDLDQVAGRISLTH